One window of the Magnolia sinica isolate HGM2019 chromosome 19, MsV1, whole genome shotgun sequence genome contains the following:
- the LOC131234889 gene encoding alpha-(1,4)-fucosyltransferase: MRDREEEGRKIHPFLPKMTLKSLNYVVSMLGLGLLLLFLTGFLSFPSTISSIPPIETKSENSASGSPPIDESKSENSASGSPPIDESKSENSASGSPPIDESKSENSASGSTPVDGSRAEDPFIDVFGAFRKWDANVGCAQFKEKRKGWPANGSSLQDVDGAVDCGQLKMAHVSVLIKGWTWVPDNLDNLYSCRCGLSCLWTKSPVLADKPDAFLYETIRPPIQRRKGEPLRVYMDLEAGRKRSGFEDIFIGYHAKDDVQSTYAGGLFHNNRNYGLSSRKNNETLVYWSSSRCLPERNRLAKNLLSLLPHHSFGKCLNNMGGLDMALELYPECANSAKSAPSWWDHLHCAMSHYKFVLAIENTMTESYVTEKLFYALDSGAIPIYFGAPNVWDLVPPNSIIDGTKFKSLEELASYVKALANDPVAYSEYHAWRRCGVLGNYRKTRAASLDTLPCRLCELVSRKGGRDTRTL; this comes from the exons ATGAGggatagagaagaagaaggaagaaaaattcATCCTTTTCTTCCCAAAATGACCCTGAAATCTCTCAACTACGTCGTTTCAATGCTGGGTTTGGGACTTCTGCTCCTCTTCTTAACTGGGTTCCTCTCATTCCCTTCCACAATCTCCTCAATCCCACCTATCGAAACGAAATCGGAAAATTCGGCATCTGGGTCCCCTCCAATTGACGAATCGAAATCAGAGAATTCGGCATCTGGGTCCCCTCCAATTGACGAATCAAAATCAGAGAATTCGGCATCTGGGTCCCCTCCAATTGACGAATCGAAATCAGAGAATTCGGCATCTGGGTCCACTCCAGTCGACGGCTCTAGAGCCGAAGATCCTTTCATCGACGTGTTTGGAGCCTTCAGGAAGTGGGATGCGAACGTGGGATGTGCACAGTTTAAGGAGAAGCGCAAAGGGTGGCCTGCGAATGGGTCGTCTCTGCAAGATGTCGATGGGGCGGTCGACTGCGGGCAGTTGAAGATGGCCCACGTTAGCGTCTTGATCAAGGGGTGGACTTGGGTGCCGGACAATTTGGATAATCTGTATTCATGCAGGTGCGGATTGAGCTGCCTTTGGACCAAATCGCCGGTTTTGGCTGATAAGCCCGATGCATTTCTGTATGAGACCATCCGGCCTCCGATTCAG AGACGCAAAGGAGAGCCACTCCGTGTGTACATGGATCTTGAGGCGGGTAGGAAAAGATCAGGATTTGAAGATATTTTTATTGGTTATCATGCTAAAGATGATGTTCAGTCAACTTATGCTGGTGGCCTCTTCCACAACAACCGCAATTATGGTCTGTCATCCAGGAAGAACAAT GAGACGCTTGTTTACTGGTCTTCCTCAAGGTGCCTTCCTGAGCGAAACCGACTTGCCAAGAATCTCCTCTCCTTGTTGCCTCACCACTCCTTTGGCAAGTGCTTGAACAATATGGGGGGCTTGGACATGGCACTCGAACTCTACCCCGAGTGTGCAAACAGTGCAAAATCCGCCCCTAGCTGGTGGGACCATCTACATTGTGCAATGTCACATTACAAGTTTGTCCTTGCCATCGAGAACACCATGACTGAGAGTTATGTGACAGAAAAGCTCTTTTATGCTCTAGACTCCGGTGCTATCCCTATCTATTTTGGCGCACCGAACGTGTGGGATTTGGTCCCTCCGAATTCCATAATAGATGGAACCAAGTTCAAATCATTAGAGGAGCTGGCTTCATATGTGAAGGCTCTTGCGAATGACCCTGTGGCCTACTCGGAGTATCATGCGTGGAGGAGGTGTGGTGTATTGGGAAACTATCGCAAGACACGGGCAGCGAGCCTCGACACATTGCCTTGCCGATTGTGCGAGCTTGTTAGTAGAAAAGGCGGGAGAGATACAAGAACACTATGA